In Zonotrichia albicollis isolate bZonAlb1 chromosome 11, bZonAlb1.hap1, whole genome shotgun sequence, a single genomic region encodes these proteins:
- the SAXO2 gene encoding stabilizer of axonemal microtubules 2 isoform X2 produces MMERNRATKLSMWRTTLAMATSALLRAASQSQSSKRTRREWTAPQRSNHYRLWKSQRTEPCKVERDYEPPSERFGNPSTFQDDYIPKQPNPPASCKPCDTKLPEGPFDGNTIHRTAYVAHELEPLFVRPREEYKPSDQPFEDLTTHQRDFKGTPGEQAKSCKPEGQKHGSDDPFKGTTEFQDRYQPYSVTAPEFHKPREYVPPTDKMDLKSSNRLDYIKHKVAPRAPMKPAPGRKTTGPFQGKTTTKEDYQPWRVPPRGLIKKEEEIQKPTGRFASLTTFRSHYVPHQANPPQSFKPVEVVPTGVPFKDETLYRTEYTPKKPEVCPGLNPDAVGYVYVNTDSEGHRFYRRLSPEPSGADSSPVPEEVPAVS; encoded by the exons ATGATGGAGCGAAACCGAGCCACAAAACTGAGTATGTGGAGAACTACCCTGGCTATGGCAACGTCTGCCCTCCTGAGAGCTGCAAGCCAAAGCCAGAGCTCCAAGAGGACAAGGCGAGAATGGACGGCACCACAACGTTCAA ATCACTACAGGTTATGGAAAAGTCAAAGAACAGAACCCTGTAAGGTGGAGCGTGACTATGAGCCACCTTCAGAGAGGTTTGGAAATCCTTCCACGTTTCAAGATGACTACATCCCCAAGCAGCCCAATCCCCCTGCAAGCTGCAAaccctgtgacaccaagctgCCAGAGGGGCCTTTTGATGGCAACACCATCCATCGCACGGCCTACGTCGCCCATGAGTTGGAGCCCTTGTTCGTCAGGCCAAGGGAAGAGTACAAGCCAAGCGACCAACCCTTTGAAGATCTCACAACCCACCAGAGAGATTTTAAAGGGACGCCTGGGGAACAAGCAAAAAGCTGCAAGCCTGAAGGTCAAAAACATGGATCTGATGATCCTTTTAAAGGAACCACTGAATTCCAGGATCGCTATCAGCCGTATTCGGTCACCGCGCCTGAGTTCCACAAACCAAGAGAGTACGTTCCACCCACAGACAAGATGGACCTCAAGTCCTCAAACCGTCTAGATTACATTAAACACAAGGTTGCTCCTAGAGCCCCCATGAAACCAGCTCCTGGAAGAAAAACCACTGGCCCTTTTCAAGGGAAGACTACTACAAAAGAAGACTATCAGCCTTGGAGAGTTCCTCCACGAGGGCTTAttaagaaagaagaggaaattcAAAAGCCCACAGGAAGATTTGCTAGTTTAACTACATTCAGGTCCCATTACGTACCTCATCAGGCCAATCCGCCTCAAAGTTTCAAACCTGTAGAGGTTGTACCTACTGGAGTTCCTTTTAAAGATGAAACTTTGTACCGCACTGAATATACACCAAAGAAGCCAGAGGTCTGCCCAGGACTCAATCCAGATGCTGTGGGTTATGTCTATGTCAACACAGATTCTGAGGGTCACAGATTCTACCGCCGGCTGTCCCCAGAACCATCCGGCGCAGACAGCAGTCCTGTTCCAGAGGAAGTACCTGCTGTGTCATAA
- the SAXO2 gene encoding stabilizer of axonemal microtubules 2 isoform X1: protein MGPPRCICEICSCGRHRCCHKPTKIYDDGAKPSHKTEYVENYPGYGNVCPPESCKPKPELQEDKARMDGTTTFKSDYLPYEIVTRPFRQQEEYRPKSGKIDLGTIYQRDYNPHKVGPVTLARPRERKHTSDAKVDTVPTYRDHYRLWKSQRTEPCKVERDYEPPSERFGNPSTFQDDYIPKQPNPPASCKPCDTKLPEGPFDGNTIHRTAYVAHELEPLFVRPREEYKPSDQPFEDLTTHQRDFKGTPGEQAKSCKPEGQKHGSDDPFKGTTEFQDRYQPYSVTAPEFHKPREYVPPTDKMDLKSSNRLDYIKHKVAPRAPMKPAPGRKTTGPFQGKTTTKEDYQPWRVPPRGLIKKEEEIQKPTGRFASLTTFRSHYVPHQANPPQSFKPVEVVPTGVPFKDETLYRTEYTPKKPEVCPGLNPDAVGYVYVNTDSEGHRFYRRLSPEPSGADSSPVPEEVPAVS from the exons ACGCCACCGCTGCTGCCACAAACCCACAAAGATTTATGATGATGGAGCGAAACCGAGCCACAAAACTGAGTATGTGGAGAACTACCCTGGCTATGGCAACGTCTGCCCTCCTGAGAGCTGCAAGCCAAAGCCAGAGCTCCAAGAGGACAAGGCGAGAATGGACGGCACCACAACGTTCAA GTCTGATTATTTACCGTATGAAATTGTTACAAGACCTTTTCGGCAACAAGAAGAATATAGACCAAAGTCAGGGAAGATTGACCTGGGAACCATTTACCAGAGAGATTACAATCCTCATAAAGTAGGACCAGTGACATTAGCAAGGCCTCGAGAGAGGAAACATACTTCAGATGCCAAAGTGGATACTGTCCCAACCTACCGGG ATCACTACAGGTTATGGAAAAGTCAAAGAACAGAACCCTGTAAGGTGGAGCGTGACTATGAGCCACCTTCAGAGAGGTTTGGAAATCCTTCCACGTTTCAAGATGACTACATCCCCAAGCAGCCCAATCCCCCTGCAAGCTGCAAaccctgtgacaccaagctgCCAGAGGGGCCTTTTGATGGCAACACCATCCATCGCACGGCCTACGTCGCCCATGAGTTGGAGCCCTTGTTCGTCAGGCCAAGGGAAGAGTACAAGCCAAGCGACCAACCCTTTGAAGATCTCACAACCCACCAGAGAGATTTTAAAGGGACGCCTGGGGAACAAGCAAAAAGCTGCAAGCCTGAAGGTCAAAAACATGGATCTGATGATCCTTTTAAAGGAACCACTGAATTCCAGGATCGCTATCAGCCGTATTCGGTCACCGCGCCTGAGTTCCACAAACCAAGAGAGTACGTTCCACCCACAGACAAGATGGACCTCAAGTCCTCAAACCGTCTAGATTACATTAAACACAAGGTTGCTCCTAGAGCCCCCATGAAACCAGCTCCTGGAAGAAAAACCACTGGCCCTTTTCAAGGGAAGACTACTACAAAAGAAGACTATCAGCCTTGGAGAGTTCCTCCACGAGGGCTTAttaagaaagaagaggaaattcAAAAGCCCACAGGAAGATTTGCTAGTTTAACTACATTCAGGTCCCATTACGTACCTCATCAGGCCAATCCGCCTCAAAGTTTCAAACCTGTAGAGGTTGTACCTACTGGAGTTCCTTTTAAAGATGAAACTTTGTACCGCACTGAATATACACCAAAGAAGCCAGAGGTCTGCCCAGGACTCAATCCAGATGCTGTGGGTTATGTCTATGTCAACACAGATTCTGAGGGTCACAGATTCTACCGCCGGCTGTCCCCAGAACCATCCGGCGCAGACAGCAGTCCTGTTCCAGAGGAAGTACCTGCTGTGTCATAA